A window of the Pseudobdellovibrionaceae bacterium genome harbors these coding sequences:
- the miaB gene encoding tRNA (N6-isopentenyl adenosine(37)-C2)-methylthiotransferase MiaB — MQNNLFQKVYISTYGCQMNDNDTERMYSLLEMADYEPVSSAIEADFVILNSCSVREKPVHKIRSEVGLYKDYKKKKPHFKIGVAGCVAQQEKKKLFKMIPNLDFVIGPDQVDNIINILEEVKTAKSKVLSTSFDKNPEYQVQSLIRNPKVSSFINITKGCNNYCTFCVVPFTRGREKSRPLKDLVTDVKNLVKRGVKEISLLGQNVNSYQSSCGAGFSKLLQVIAEDTDIKRIRYTTSHPKDFDYQLACIMQKYRSKICDHVHLPVQSGNSDILKLMNRGYTREEYIEKANMIFETIPGVSFTTDIIVGFPTEEEKHIQDTYSLFHEVDFDAVFAYKYSPRPFTKAAIWEDQVSEIEKSTRLAKLFEVHKSLAIDSCKKYENKILEVLVEGVDEKNAIFRGRGTQNKMIKFTTNEAIAKGVESLVSKIVKVKVIEASPQSLKGVLVNG, encoded by the coding sequence ATGCAAAACAACCTTTTTCAAAAAGTTTATATCTCTACCTATGGGTGTCAGATGAACGATAATGACACAGAAAGGATGTATTCTTTACTGGAGATGGCCGATTATGAACCTGTATCATCAGCCATAGAGGCCGACTTTGTAATTTTAAACTCGTGTAGTGTTCGCGAAAAACCCGTTCATAAAATTCGATCCGAGGTGGGGCTTTATAAAGATTATAAAAAGAAAAAACCGCATTTTAAAATTGGAGTGGCCGGTTGTGTAGCTCAACAAGAAAAGAAAAAATTATTTAAAATGATACCCAACTTAGATTTTGTAATTGGTCCCGATCAAGTGGATAATATTATAAATATATTAGAAGAGGTAAAAACGGCGAAAAGCAAAGTGCTTTCTACCTCTTTTGACAAAAATCCAGAATATCAAGTACAAAGTTTAATTCGTAATCCTAAGGTTTCCAGCTTTATTAACATTACTAAAGGTTGCAATAATTATTGCACCTTTTGTGTTGTGCCTTTTACTAGAGGGCGTGAAAAAAGTAGACCTTTAAAAGACTTAGTTACTGATGTAAAAAATTTAGTTAAAAGGGGAGTTAAAGAAATTAGTTTATTAGGACAAAATGTAAACTCTTACCAATCTAGTTGTGGAGCGGGGTTTTCTAAATTGTTACAAGTTATTGCAGAAGATACAGACATTAAGCGCATTCGCTACACCACCAGCCACCCTAAAGATTTTGACTACCAACTGGCTTGCATTATGCAAAAATACAGAAGCAAAATTTGTGACCATGTTCACTTGCCCGTGCAGTCGGGAAATTCTGATATTTTAAAACTCATGAACCGTGGTTATACTAGAGAAGAGTATATTGAAAAAGCCAATATGATTTTTGAAACCATACCAGGGGTTAGCTTTACCACCGACATTATTGTGGGCTTTCCCACAGAGGAAGAAAAGCACATACAAGACACTTATAGTTTGTTTCATGAGGTGGATTTTGACGCTGTATTTGCTTATAAATACAGCCCAAGGCCTTTTACAAAGGCTGCTATTTGGGAAGATCAAGTGTCTGAAATAGAAAAATCTACAAGATTAGCTAAGTTATTTGAAGTTCATAAATCTTTAGCTATAGATAGTTGTAAGAAATATGAGAATAAAATATTAGAAGTTTTAGTAGAAGGGGTGGACGAAAAAAACGCTATTTTTAGAGGGCGAGGTACACAAAATAAAATGATAAAATTTACTACTAATGAAGCAATAGCCAAAGGAGTAGAAAGTTTAGTATCTAAAATTGTAAAAGTAAAAGTTATTGAAGCCAGTCCTCAAAGTTTAAAAGGAGTATTAGTTAATGGATAA
- the guaB gene encoding IMP dehydrogenase — MDNINIKNGLTFDDIFLIPQYSEILPKEVSLKSFFAKDLYLASPILSAAMDTVTENKMAQVVAQQGGVGVIHKNMSVESQTEEVDKVKKHESGMISDPITLSPDHLLSDAEKLMSHYSFSGIPIVVDEKLKGILTNRDLRFETDLTQKISTLMTKEDLITTKIGTTLEEAKVILHKHRIEKLPVVDSQGLLKGLITIKDIEKAENFPNATKDKKGRLFVAAAIGSNDHNRAEALVAVGVDMLVLDSAHGHSKNIIEMTQFIKKSFPDIIIVAGNVVTATATEQLMKAGADVVKVGIGAGSICTTRIISGVGVPQATAVYECAKIAKKLGKSIIADGGIKYSGDLTKALALGANSIMVGNLLSGTAESPGEIILFQGRSYKLYRGMGSLGAMKKGFNDRYFQKEVKEINKLVPEGIEGRVPYKGKVSEVLYQLLGGVRSGMGYLGASSIENLQQKASFIKSSPASIKESHVHSVSITKEAPNYKGN, encoded by the coding sequence ATGGATAATATAAATATAAAAAATGGTTTAACTTTTGATGATATATTTTTAATCCCTCAATACTCAGAAATTCTTCCTAAAGAAGTTTCTTTAAAAAGTTTTTTTGCAAAAGATTTATATTTGGCAAGCCCCATTTTATCTGCAGCTATGGATACGGTTACAGAAAATAAAATGGCTCAAGTGGTAGCTCAACAAGGTGGCGTTGGGGTTATTCATAAAAATATGTCTGTGGAGTCACAAACAGAAGAAGTAGATAAGGTTAAAAAACACGAAAGTGGAATGATATCTGACCCTATTACTTTAAGTCCAGATCATTTGTTATCGGATGCCGAAAAGCTAATGAGTCATTATTCTTTTAGTGGAATACCCATTGTAGTAGATGAAAAATTAAAAGGTATTTTAACCAATAGAGATTTACGCTTCGAAACCGATTTAACACAAAAAATTTCTACTTTAATGACTAAAGAAGATTTAATAACCACAAAAATAGGTACAACTTTAGAAGAAGCTAAAGTTATTTTACACAAGCACCGTATTGAAAAGTTACCAGTGGTAGACTCTCAAGGCCTTTTAAAAGGTTTAATCACTATTAAAGATATTGAAAAAGCAGAAAATTTTCCCAATGCAACAAAAGATAAAAAAGGAAGACTTTTTGTAGCCGCTGCCATTGGTAGTAATGATCATAATAGAGCCGAGGCTTTAGTAGCTGTTGGAGTAGATATGTTAGTGTTAGACTCCGCCCATGGACATTCTAAAAATATTATAGAAATGACTCAATTTATTAAAAAAAGTTTTCCAGATATTATTATTGTAGCGGGTAATGTGGTAACGGCAACAGCTACAGAACAATTAATGAAAGCCGGAGCGGATGTGGTAAAAGTGGGTATTGGTGCAGGAAGTATTTGCACCACACGGATTATTTCTGGAGTGGGAGTTCCTCAAGCTACAGCGGTTTATGAGTGTGCAAAAATAGCTAAAAAATTAGGAAAAAGTATTATCGCTGATGGAGGAATTAAATACTCGGGCGATTTAACCAAAGCATTAGCCTTAGGAGCAAACTCGATTATGGTTGGTAATTTATTATCAGGGACTGCAGAAAGCCCTGGTGAAATTATTTTATTTCAAGGAAGAAGTTATAAATTGTATCGCGGTATGGGTAGTTTAGGAGCTATGAAAAAAGGATTTAATGATAGGTATTTTCAAAAAGAAGTTAAAGAGATTAATAAGTTAGTACCAGAAGGAATAGAAGGACGAGTGCCGTATAAAGGAAAAGTTAGTGAAGTTTTGTATCAATTATTAGGTGGTGTTAGATCGGGCATGGGATATTTAGGAGCTAGCAGTATTGAAAATTTACAACAAAAAGCTAGTTTTATAAAAAGTAGTCCTGCTAGTATTAAAGAGTCTCATGTGCATAGTGTGAGTATTACAAAAGAAGCACCTAATTATAAAGGTAACTAA
- the guaA gene encoding glutamine-hydrolyzing GMP synthase has protein sequence MKKILVLDFGSQYSALIVKAYRKLNIYAELIRYDTPLKDIASQNVKGIVLSGGPLSVSKKDSLYCDVKALQKIAPVFGICYGMQMIAHQWGAELSFETHREYGINTIEWAEPLVSTIPKKHKVWMSHGDSIIKLPSQLKVLAYSNKGTEKEIPVVISANNLLAVQYHPEVLNTEYGNDLLKYFAEDICNIDHVWTPDSREQEVLHAIKNTVGKNEKVLCALSGGVDSSVLGYALSKSLSKEQVYYFFVDTGMLRKNEFTEVLEIYKKMGLNVHGVNYSNLFIKKLKGVSDPERKRKIIGQTFISVFEKEASHFKNIQYLAQGTLYSDVIESSTISSVSEVIKSHHNVGGLPENFNFKLLEPFNKIFKDEVRQLGENLKIDKSILYRHPFPGPGLAIRIIGEVTLKKIEILQNCDEIFIKSLKETGLYSKIWQAFCVLLPIQSVGVQGDSRTYKFVLALRAVTSEDGMTARSYHFDPEVLESISTKITNEVPEVSRIVYDISNKPPSTIEWE, from the coding sequence ATGAAAAAAATATTAGTTTTAGATTTTGGTTCGCAATACAGTGCTTTAATTGTAAAAGCTTATAGAAAATTAAACATTTATGCCGAATTAATTCGTTACGATACTCCTTTAAAAGACATTGCCTCCCAAAATGTAAAAGGCATTGTTTTAAGTGGAGGTCCACTTTCGGTTTCTAAAAAAGATTCTCTTTATTGCGATGTTAAAGCTTTGCAAAAAATTGCTCCTGTTTTTGGTATTTGTTATGGAATGCAAATGATTGCTCATCAATGGGGAGCGGAATTAAGTTTTGAAACACACAGAGAATATGGAATAAACACTATTGAGTGGGCAGAGCCTTTAGTTTCTACTATTCCAAAAAAACACAAAGTGTGGATGTCTCACGGAGATTCTATTATCAAATTACCTTCCCAGTTAAAAGTTTTAGCTTATAGCAATAAAGGCACAGAAAAAGAAATTCCCGTAGTTATTAGTGCTAATAATTTATTAGCCGTACAATATCATCCAGAGGTTTTAAATACCGAATACGGAAATGATTTATTAAAATATTTTGCAGAAGATATCTGTAATATTGATCATGTTTGGACTCCTGATTCGAGAGAACAAGAAGTATTACATGCTATAAAAAATACTGTAGGTAAAAACGAAAAAGTTTTATGTGCTTTATCAGGAGGGGTAGATTCTAGTGTTTTAGGTTATGCTTTAAGTAAATCTTTATCTAAAGAACAAGTGTATTATTTTTTTGTAGATACAGGAATGTTAAGAAAAAACGAATTTACAGAAGTTTTAGAAATTTATAAAAAAATGGGATTAAATGTTCATGGAGTTAATTACTCTAACTTATTTATAAAAAAATTAAAAGGGGTTAGTGACCCTGAAAGAAAAAGAAAAATTATAGGACAAACTTTTATTAGCGTTTTTGAAAAAGAAGCTAGTCATTTTAAAAATATACAATATTTAGCTCAAGGCACTTTGTACTCTGATGTTATTGAAAGCTCTACAATATCTTCGGTTAGTGAAGTTATTAAATCGCATCATAATGTAGGAGGCTTGCCTGAAAATTTTAATTTTAAACTACTAGAGCCTTTTAATAAAATTTTTAAAGATGAAGTAAGACAATTAGGGGAAAATTTAAAAATAGATAAATCTATATTGTATCGTCATCCTTTTCCAGGGCCTGGGTTGGCTATTAGAATTATAGGAGAAGTTACTTTAAAAAAAATTGAAATCTTACAAAACTGTGATGAAATATTTATTAAAAGCTTAAAAGAGACAGGTTTGTACTCTAAAATTTGGCAAGCCTTTTGTGTTTTACTACCCATACAAAGTGTGGGAGTGCAAGGGGATAGCAGAACTTATAAATTTGTATTAGCTTTAAGAGCAGTTACCTCAGAAGATGGCATGACGGCTCGCTCGTACCATTTTGACCCAGAAGTTTTAGAAAGTATTTCGACAAAAATCACTAACGAAGTTCCAGAGGTTAGTCGAATAGTTTATGATATTAGTAACAAACCACCTTCAACTATCGAATGGGAATAA
- the dnaE gene encoding DNA polymerase III subunit alpha: MPFVHLHVHSESSLLESSTRITKLIQKAKEFNMPAVALTDLGNMFSCVDFYTQAKAAGVKPIIGLEVYVAPGSHKVKERNEEGIPSRRIVLLAKNYKGYQNLCRLSSASYRDGFYYTPRVDKDLLKTYSEDLMALSGSTMGYISWTFQRFGAEKALKEIQFFKDIYKGNFYLEISRLGLFSNEEQKSLEEFLIKTGKKENIDLVATNESYYLEQKDAIIQDVLVCIGKNQSLNDPERHKLPNQNFYFKSPEEMKELFKDIPEALNNSLKIAEKCNFAFSLKDKHGNPIYHLPSFKTKNNKPLDEELKKLSTQGLKSLIALRSKEFQKTFYEPRKKEYQDRLNLELKIINSMGFNGYFLIVQDFISWAKSKKIPVGPGRGSGAGSLVAYSCGITTVDPIEHTLIFERFLNPERISMPDFDIDFCQEHRSEVINYVTNRYGEKSVSQIITFGKLQARAAIRDVGRVLGLEYSEVDVIAKMIPDRLGISLPEAIVEEPKMQEAMEADARIKNLLSLAQECEGLTRHASIHAAGVIIADGEISSKAPLYRGVEDENVVQYEMKSAEKIGLIKFDFLGLKTLTHLRRTVDLIKLNKNIDINVSEIDIHDVKIYKLLSSGKTDGVFQFSSSVMTDFLIKLQPHCFDDLVLTTSINRPGPMEMVPEYLKRRRGESKIKYEFKELEEILKPSLGIAIYQEQVMQISSLIASYSMGEADMLRRAMGKKIESEMLVQKNRFINGARKNKYDQKKAEKLFDSLAEFAKYGFNKSHAVVYSVISAQTAFLKAYYPVEFYAALLSTEMGDTDKVSITVGYIKRENIEIELPHINTSDWEFTVKGKEIIYALGALKGVGQAAVDSIISAREKKENKIFKDLEDFFDSVDLRKVNKKTIESLISAGALNNFGFNKATLLKHFSKFTERASFKQQEEEVGQFSLFGLDAEEKEKDKIILPEEKDWSKSKMLLQEKIAFGFYLSDSPISSVQDLSLKLFGQSLKDLSNASDSKELVAGKQNSVYGKQDNMYGKKSDEKLFRAFVLLSSCRELITKKGTKMAFSQVEDSFASSELIIFPNEYKEVFESLVVDQVMYLEANIQVKEETVKLIAKKIKSLDDYLKTVKTVYLDLNQEALPQGVLINEAIKQLKAYLEENANKTKSSTEENAFVTVENTTPKCKFKIRMIVDVNNQKLLVETKEDFSVHLDKEFIDMIAGSFKSVQGLNFVF, from the coding sequence ATGCCTTTTGTTCATTTACATGTTCATAGCGAAAGCTCTTTACTAGAATCCAGCACTAGAATTACTAAGCTTATCCAAAAAGCTAAAGAGTTTAATATGCCTGCGGTGGCTTTAACCGATTTAGGCAATATGTTTTCTTGTGTAGATTTTTACACTCAAGCTAAAGCAGCAGGGGTTAAGCCCATTATTGGTTTAGAAGTGTATGTGGCCCCTGGTAGTCATAAGGTAAAAGAGCGTAATGAAGAGGGTATTCCTAGTCGTCGTATTGTTTTATTAGCTAAAAATTATAAGGGCTATCAAAATTTATGTAGGTTAAGCTCGGCTTCTTATAGAGATGGCTTTTACTATACTCCTCGAGTGGATAAAGATTTGCTAAAAACTTATAGCGAAGATTTAATGGCTTTGTCGGGTTCGACTATGGGTTACATTTCATGGACTTTTCAAAGGTTTGGAGCCGAAAAAGCTTTAAAAGAAATTCAATTTTTTAAAGATATTTACAAAGGCAACTTTTACTTAGAAATTTCAAGATTGGGGTTATTCTCTAATGAAGAACAAAAATCTTTAGAAGAGTTTTTAATTAAAACTGGCAAAAAAGAAAATATAGATTTAGTAGCTACTAATGAATCGTATTATTTAGAACAAAAAGATGCCATTATACAAGATGTTTTAGTTTGTATTGGAAAAAACCAAAGTTTAAATGATCCCGAAAGGCATAAATTACCTAACCAAAATTTTTATTTTAAATCTCCTGAAGAAATGAAAGAGCTATTTAAAGATATTCCAGAAGCCTTAAATAATTCTTTAAAAATTGCAGAGAAGTGTAATTTTGCATTTTCTTTAAAAGATAAGCATGGAAATCCTATTTATCACCTACCTTCTTTTAAAACAAAAAATAATAAACCTTTAGATGAAGAATTAAAAAAATTAAGTACTCAGGGTTTAAAAAGTTTAATTGCTTTGCGCAGTAAAGAATTTCAAAAAACTTTTTATGAACCTAGAAAAAAAGAATACCAAGATCGTTTAAATTTAGAATTAAAAATTATTAATAGCATGGGGTTTAATGGCTATTTTTTAATTGTACAAGATTTTATTAGTTGGGCTAAATCTAAAAAAATTCCTGTTGGTCCAGGAAGAGGGTCTGGAGCGGGGTCTTTAGTGGCCTACAGTTGCGGCATTACCACTGTAGACCCCATAGAGCATACTTTAATTTTTGAAAGATTTTTAAATCCAGAGCGTATTTCTATGCCTGATTTTGATATTGATTTTTGTCAAGAGCATAGATCAGAAGTTATTAATTATGTAACTAATCGTTACGGAGAAAAAAGCGTTTCACAAATTATTACTTTTGGAAAGCTACAAGCTAGAGCGGCTATTCGTGATGTGGGAAGGGTTTTAGGTTTGGAGTATTCGGAGGTGGATGTCATTGCAAAAATGATTCCTGATCGATTGGGTATTTCTTTGCCAGAAGCTATCGTTGAAGAACCTAAAATGCAAGAAGCCATGGAGGCTGATGCTAGAATTAAAAATTTATTAAGTTTAGCTCAAGAATGCGAAGGTTTAACTCGTCATGCCAGTATCCATGCAGCAGGAGTTATTATTGCCGATGGTGAAATTAGCTCTAAAGCCCCCTTGTATAGGGGAGTGGAAGACGAAAATGTTGTTCAGTATGAAATGAAGAGTGCAGAAAAAATTGGGCTAATTAAATTTGATTTTTTGGGTTTAAAAACTTTAACTCATTTAAGAAGAACAGTAGATTTAATTAAGCTTAATAAAAATATAGATATTAATGTATCAGAAATAGATATACATGATGTTAAAATTTATAAACTTTTATCTTCTGGAAAAACAGATGGAGTATTTCAATTTTCCAGCTCTGTTATGACCGATTTTTTAATAAAACTACAACCTCATTGTTTTGATGACTTGGTATTAACCACTTCGATTAATCGGCCAGGACCTATGGAAATGGTGCCAGAGTATTTAAAAAGGCGACGAGGCGAAAGTAAAATTAAATACGAATTTAAAGAATTAGAAGAAATTTTAAAACCCAGTTTAGGTATTGCTATTTATCAAGAGCAGGTAATGCAAATTTCTTCTTTAATTGCTAGTTATTCTATGGGTGAAGCCGATATGTTACGGCGAGCTATGGGTAAAAAAATTGAATCAGAAATGTTAGTGCAAAAAAATAGATTTATCAATGGAGCTCGAAAAAACAAGTATGATCAAAAAAAAGCAGAAAAGTTATTTGATTCTTTAGCAGAGTTTGCAAAATATGGTTTTAATAAATCTCATGCTGTGGTTTATAGTGTTATATCAGCACAAACGGCTTTTTTAAAAGCCTACTATCCTGTAGAATTTTATGCAGCCTTACTGAGTACAGAAATGGGGGATACCGATAAAGTTTCTATAACTGTGGGTTACATTAAAAGAGAAAATATAGAAATAGAACTTCCTCATATTAATACTTCTGATTGGGAGTTTACCGTTAAGGGCAAAGAAATTATTTATGCATTAGGAGCTTTAAAAGGTGTGGGGCAAGCTGCTGTAGACTCTATTATTTCTGCTCGAGAGAAAAAAGAAAATAAAATCTTTAAAGATTTAGAAGATTTTTTTGATAGTGTGGATTTAAGAAAAGTAAATAAAAAAACGATAGAAAGTTTAATTAGTGCAGGAGCTTTAAACAATTTTGGATTTAACAAAGCCACTTTATTAAAACATTTTTCTAAATTTACAGAAAGAGCCTCTTTTAAACAACAAGAAGAAGAAGTAGGGCAATTTAGTTTATTTGGATTAGATGCAGAAGAAAAAGAAAAAGATAAAATTATTTTACCAGAAGAAAAAGATTGGAGTAAAAGTAAAATGTTACTTCAAGAAAAAATAGCTTTTGGTTTTTATTTAAGTGATTCTCCCATTAGTAGTGTTCAAGATCTTTCCTTAAAATTATTTGGACAATCTTTAAAAGATTTATCTAATGCTTCTGATAGCAAAGAGCTTGTAGCTGGCAAACAAAACAGTGTGTATGGCAAACAAGACAATATGTATGGTAAAAAGTCAGATGAAAAGCTATTTAGAGCCTTTGTATTACTATCTTCTTGTCGAGAATTGATTACTAAAAAAGGTACAAAAATGGCTTTTTCACAAGTGGAAGATTCTTTCGCCTCTTCTGAATTAATTATTTTCCCTAATGAATACAAAGAAGTTTTTGAAAGTTTAGTGGTTGATCAAGTAATGTATTTAGAAGCTAATATTCAAGTTAAAGAAGAAACAGTAAAACTAATTGCTAAAAAAATTAAATCTTTAGATGATTACTTAAAAACTGTAAAAACGGTATATTTGGATTTAAATCAAGAGGCTCTTCCACAAGGAGTTTTAATTAATGAAGCCATTAAACAGTTAAAAGCGTATTTGGAAGAAAATGCCAATAAAACTAAGTCTAGTACAGAAGAAAATGCTTTTGTTACGGTAGAAAACACTACACCCAAGTGTAAATTTAAAATTCGTATGATTGTAGATGTTAATAACCAAAAACTATTAGTAGAAACCAAAGAAGATTTTTCTGTGCATTTGGATAAAGAGTTTATAGATATGATAGCAGGAAGTTTTAAAAGCGTTCAGGGTTTAAATTTTGTGTTTTAA